In Vitis riparia cultivar Riparia Gloire de Montpellier isolate 1030 chromosome 19, EGFV_Vit.rip_1.0, whole genome shotgun sequence, the following proteins share a genomic window:
- the LOC117909547 gene encoding calcium/calmodulin-regulated receptor-like kinase 1, producing the protein MKGESSGLIIGISIGLVIGVLLAILALFCFRYHRKRSQIGNSSSRRAATIPIRSNGADSCTILSDSTIGPDSPKASGRNGMSFWLEGFKRSNVVSVSGIPEYSYKDLQKATYNFTTLIGQGAFGPVYKAQMSTGETVAVKVLATDSKQGEKEFQTEVHLLGRLHHRNLVNLVGYCAEKGQHMLIYVYMSKGSLASHLYDGKYEPLSWDLRIYIALDVARGLEYLHDGAVPPVIHRDIKSSNILLDQSMRARVADFGLSREEMVSKHASNIRGTFGYLDPEYVSTRAFTKKSDVYSFGVLLFELIAGRNPQQGLMEYVELAAMNTEGKVGWEEIVDSRLDGKFDTQELDDMAALAYKCINRVPKKRPSMRDIVQVLSRIPKMRHSRKHHTQSLSSTANDIAIDVDQPDSHTPVSEHKREESMDSTADTFEV; encoded by the exons ATGAAAGGCGAGTCATCGGGACTGATAATCGGGATTTCCATAGGGTTGGTAATTGGAGTGCTTTTGGCTATATTGGCCTTGTTCTGCTTTAGATACCATAGGAAGCGATCACAGATAGGGAATAGCAGTTCCAGGAGGGCTGCAACCATCCCTATCCGATCAAATGGAGCTGATTCTTGTACTATATTATCGGACTCCACCATCGGTCCGGATTCACCCAAAGCATCTGGACGGAACGGCATGTCCTTTTGGCTAGAAGGATTTAAGAGGAGTAACGTGGTTTCTGTTTCTGGGATACCCGAGTACTCTTACAA GGATCTGCAAAAAGCAacttataattttacaacattGATAGGACAAGGTGCATTTGGTCCTGTTTATAAAGCTCAGATGTCAACCGGTGAGACGGTTGCTGTTAAAGTGCTTGCAACTGACTCTAAGCAAGGGGAGAAGGAGTTCCAAACAGAg GTTCACTTACTGGGAAGGTTACATCATAGAAACCTCGTGAATTTGGTTGGGTATTGTGCCGAAAAGGGCCAGCATATGCTTATATATGTCTACATGAGTAAAGGCAGTTTGGCTTCTCATTTGTATG ATGGGAAGTATGAGCCATTGAGTTGGGATTTGAGGATTTACATAGCTTTAGATGTGGCAAGGGGCTTGGAGTATCTTCATGATGGG GCTGTTCCTCCTGTCATACACCGGGACATCAAATCATCCAATATTCTATTGGACCAGTCCATGAGAGCAAGG GTTGCTGATTTTGGGCTTTCGAGGGAAGAGATGGTTAGCAAACATGCATCTAATATACGAGGAACTTTTGGATATCTTGATCCTGAGTATGTATCAACAAGGGCCTTCACTAAGAAGAGTGATGTTTACAGTTTTGGGGTATTGCTTTTTGAACTTATTGCTGGCCGGAATCCTCAACAGGGGCTCATGGAATATGTTGAGCTT GCAGCAATGAATACTGAGGGGAAAGTTGGATGGGAGGAAATTGTGGATTCCCGTCTTGATGGTAAATTTGATACGCAAGAACTCGATGACATGGCAGCTCTTGCATACAAATGTATCAACCGTGTTCCAAAAAAGCGACCGTCCATGAGGGATATAGTGCAAGTTTTGTCAAGGATCCCAAAAATGAGGCATAGCAGGAAGCATCATACGCAATCCTTGTCTAGCACAGCCAATGACATTGCCATCGATGTCGATCAACCAGACAGTCACACTCCAGTCAGTGAACACAAGAGGGAGGAGTCCATGGACAGCACTGCTGACACCTTTGAAGTTTAA